DNA sequence from the Methanofollis formosanus genome:
GGTGGTGCCGGCATCCTTCCCGTCCACCACGACCTTTGCACCTGCAATCGGTTTCTTTTCCATGTCGAAGACCGAGACAAAGAGCGACGCGGTGGACTTCGTGAGCAGGATATCCTCGAGCACGACATTCTCACCCAGATGGACCTCTTTGCTGTACGTGAGATAGGAAGGATGGGTCACCTCGACGTCGTAGTAGCCGTCATCGTTGAGGACCATGGTCACCACTCCGTTGGCGTCGGTCGTGCCCACACTCTTCCCGTCGACCTTCACCGTCGCGCCGCCGATCGGGGAATTACTCTTGGCGTCCGCGACCCTGAAGGCGAACTGGCCCTCAGGGTAGAGCCAGTACTGCACACTTTTGGTATCACCGTCCACCTCGATCTCACGGGTGATCTCCGCATAGTCGTCGGCACTGATCTCGATCGAATACTCCTCCCCGTCTTCCAGGTCGAAGGACGCACAGCCGGCGGCATCGGTCCGTTCATAGTCGTCGAAGTCGGTCGACTGACCGGTGATGTCCACCCTCGCACCCTTGATCGGCTGGACCGTCCCGGCGTCGTACACCGAGACCGTGAAGTCCACGGTGCCGCGATCCATCCGCACGACCACCGAACGCTCGTCATCATCGATACGATCGTCCCAGTCTTCATATCCCGACTTCGTCACCTTGAGGGTGTAGCGACTGTTGCCGTCGTACTCATATGAAAACTCACCGTCTGAATCGGTCTTGCCCTCATAATGGTCGTTGATATAGACCGACGCACCCTTGATGTACGACCCGTCGTCCGCGTCCTTTACCGTGATATCGACGTCTGTGGCCTGC
Encoded proteins:
- a CDS encoding carboxypeptidase regulatory-like domain-containing protein, with the translated sequence MGSKMRSIFTYLMLGVVAVALICSAVQATDVDITVKDADDGSYIKGASVYINDHYEGKTDSDGEFSYEYDGNSRYTLKVTKSGYEDWDDRIDDDERSVVVRMDRGTVDFTVSVYDAGTVQPIKGARVDITGQSTDFDDYERTDAAGCASFDLEDGEEYSIEISADDYAEITREIEVDGDTKSVQYWLYPEGQFAFRVADAKSNSPIGGATVKVDGKSVGTTDANGVVTMVLNDDGYYDVEVTHPSYLTYSKEVHLGENVVLEDILLTKSTASLFVSVFDMEKKPIAGAKVVVDGKDAGTTDAFGRLDLDAVVAGTHSFEVSASGYVGQTKSLKTGEGTSDLVFELVRAKVPVSVLVENPSHEPVGEVKICVNGAAAGSTSSSGMLSLDLAPGTYNITGTMDGYHEAVQETAVKAGSSGESVVLTLEPVGLPLGIIALILIVVVAVVAVAGVVATGRVELPNRRKPGRRAPPKRRQF